A genomic segment from Mus musculus strain C57BL/6J chromosome 13, GRCm38.p6 C57BL/6J encodes:
- the Thoc3 gene encoding THO complex subunit 3: MAAPAAVLGPSALGQSGPGSMAPWCSVSSGPSRYVLGMQELFRGHSKTREFPAHSAKVHSVAWSCDGRRLASGSFDKTASVFLLEKDRLVKENNYRGHGDSVDQLCWHPSNPDLFVTASGDKTIRIWDVRTTKCIATVNTKGENINICWSPDGQTIAVGNKDDVVTFIDAKTHRSKAEEQFKFEVNEISWNNDNNMFFLTNGNGCINILSYPELKPVQSINAHPSNCICIKFDPMGKYFATGSADALVSLWDVDELVCVRCFSRLDWPVRTLSFSHDGKMLASASEDHFIDIAEVETGDKLWEVQCESPTFTVAWHPKRPLLAFACDDKDGKYDSSREAGTVKLFGLPNDS, translated from the exons ATGGCGGCGCCCGCTGCGGTCCTGGGCCCCTCGGCCCTCGGCCAGAGCGGCCCCGGCTCGATGGCGCCCTGGTGCTCAGTGAGCAGTGGCCCGTCTCGTTACGTGCTCGGGATGCAGGAGCTCTTCCGAGGCCACAGCAAGACGCGCGAATTCCCGGCGCACAGTGCTAAGGTGCACTCGGTCGCCTGGAGCTGCGATGGCCGTCGCTTGGCCTCGGGGTCCTTCGACAAGACTGCCAGCGTGTTCTTGCTGGAGAAGGACCGGCTG GTCAAAGAAAACAACTACCGGGGCCACGGAGATAGTGTGGACCAGCTTTGTTGGCACCCAAGCAACCCTGACCTCTTTGTCACCGCATCTGGAGATAAAACCATTCGCATCTGGGATGTGAGGACTACAAAATGCATCGCCACTGTGAATACGAAAG GGGAGAACATTAACATCTGTTGGAGTCCCGACGGGCAGACCATCGCTGTGGGCAACAAGGACGACGTTGTGACTTTCATTGACGCCAAGACACACCGCTCCAAAGCGGAGGAGCAGTTCAAGTTTGAGGTCAATGAGATCTCATGGAACAACGACAACAACATGTTCTTCCTGACCAACGGCAATGGTTGCATCAACATCCTCAG CTACCCAGAATTGAAGCCTGTGCAGTCCATCAATGCCCATCCTTCTAACTGCATCTGTATCAAGTTTGACCCCATGGGGAAATACTTTGCCACAGGAAGTGCAGATGCCTTGGTCAGCCTTTGGGACGTTGACGAGTTAGTGTGCGTGCGGTGCTTTTCCAG ACTAGATTGGCCTGTGAGGACCCTCAGTTTTAGCCACGATGGGAAAATGCTGGCATCGGCTTCGGAGGACCATTTCATTGATATAGCTGAAGTCGAGACAG GAGACAAGCTATGGGAGGTGCAGTGTGAGTCCCCGACTTTCACTGTGGCTTGGCACCCCAAGAGGCCTCTGCTGGCTTTTGCCTGTGATGACAAAGATGGCAAATACGACAGCAGTCGGGAGGCTGGAACTGTGAAGCTGTTTGGACTTCCCAATGACTCCTGA